In Aestuariibaculum lutulentum, one DNA window encodes the following:
- the ychF gene encoding redox-regulated ATPase YchF: MKAGIVGLPNVGKSTLFNCLSNAKAQSANFPFCTIEPNIGVVNVPDPRLEKLESLVKPERVLPATVEIVDIAGLVKGASKGEGLGNQFLANIRETDAILHVLRCFDNENIVHVDGNVNPIRDKETIDMELQLKDLETVDKKLDKVKRAAKTGNKEAQKEEAVLLQIKAALEAGTSVRALEFSEDDYEDFVKPAQFITEKPVMYVCNVDEGSAVSGNEYVEKVREAVKDEKAEVLVLAVGTEADINELEDYEERQMFLADIGLEEPGSSKLIRAAYKLLNQQTYFTAGVKEVRAWTVNIGATAPQAAGVIHSDFEKGFIRAEVIGYDDYVTYGSESKIKEAGKMRVEGKNYIVKDGDVMHFLFNV; this comes from the coding sequence ATGAAAGCAGGTATTGTAGGATTACCAAACGTAGGGAAATCAACTTTATTCAATTGTTTGTCTAATGCAAAAGCACAAAGTGCGAACTTCCCGTTCTGTACTATCGAGCCTAATATTGGGGTGGTAAACGTACCAGATCCACGTTTGGAAAAATTAGAATCTTTAGTTAAGCCAGAGCGTGTATTACCTGCAACTGTAGAAATTGTAGATATTGCAGGATTAGTAAAAGGAGCAAGTAAAGGTGAAGGTTTAGGAAATCAATTCCTTGCGAACATTAGAGAAACAGATGCTATTTTACATGTGTTACGTTGTTTTGATAACGAGAATATCGTTCACGTTGATGGTAATGTAAACCCTATTCGCGATAAAGAAACTATCGATATGGAGTTACAGTTGAAAGACCTTGAGACTGTTGATAAGAAATTAGATAAAGTGAAGCGTGCTGCTAAAACTGGTAATAAGGAAGCTCAAAAAGAAGAGGCGGTTTTATTACAAATTAAAGCTGCTTTAGAAGCTGGAACTTCAGTAAGAGCTTTAGAATTTAGCGAAGATGATTACGAAGATTTCGTTAAACCAGCGCAGTTTATTACAGAAAAACCGGTAATGTACGTTTGTAATGTAGATGAAGGTTCTGCGGTTTCAGGAAATGAATACGTTGAAAAGGTTCGTGAAGCGGTAAAAGATGAAAAAGCTGAAGTTTTAGTGCTTGCCGTTGGAACAGAAGCAGACATTAATGAACTGGAGGATTACGAAGAGCGTCAGATGTTCTTAGCTGATATCGGGTTAGAAGAACCAGGGTCTTCAAAGCTAATTCGTGCGGCTTATAAATTATTAAATCAGCAAACGTATTTTACGGCAGGTGTAAAGGAAGTGCGTGCATGGACCGTAAATATTGGGGCTACAGCACCTCAGGCAGCTGGAGTAATCCACTCAGATTTTGAAAAAGGTTTTATTAGAGCTGAGGTAATTGGTTATGATGATTATGTAACTTACGGTAGCGAAAGTAAAATTAAGGAAGCTGGAAAAATGCGTGTTGAAGGAAAGAATTACATTGTTAAAGATGGTGATGTAATGCACTTCTTATTCAACGTTTAA
- a CDS encoding TonB-dependent receptor encodes MKSIFTLLLSLCCLTFSFAQLSVSGTVTDNSGEPLMGVNIVVKGTSSGTTSDFNGEFIIDVDGNAILVFSSVGFDSKEVPVNNQTKINVILEEGVSLDEVLLVGSRSPKRTATDTPVPVDVLDVSGIASTTGKVEVNDILQYAAPSFNASKQSGSDGADHIVPASLRGLGPDQTLVLINGKRRHQSSLVNIFGTRGRGNSGTDLNAIPANAIKRIEVLRDGASAQYGSDAIAGVINIVLRDNTDGFSGGITYGAYSTAIGDGWEEATGETLYNVEGKNRLDGKDKNWDGETVKIDANYGLALTDDGGYINITTEFLSKENTLRPGFSWRKGYGSAGVDGFNFMINSSIPVNDNTEIYAFGGRNFRDTNANAFSRDSFDDGDNRSVPSLYPDGFTPRITSNITDASVSVGVRHEMQNGWNVDFNNTYGKNNFHYFIKNSNNASMKNASPVDFDAGGHYLSQNTTGLDFSNYYDDIFSGVSLAFGFEYRTENFGIFSGEIPSYGLYDENGVVITNPALQTVATDANGDDLPGGSQGFPGYSPANEVDRSRTNYGIYLDSEVNISEAFMLAGAVRFETYSDFGNTFNGKLATRFKISEDFSLRGSISTGFRAPSLAQLYYNLIFTNIVAGESVPSLLSANNSTVTKAFGIGQLNEEKAFNASLGFTFKAGNFTATVDAYSITVDDRIILTDNFTDQTILGPLKVDAAQFFANGVDTRTSGVDIVLSYDTPIGSDGNIKVGLIGNINDLKIKDIHNGDLNEFTFFGPFSQAYLKAAAPDYKFGLNLGYATSKFNANLTLTQFSKVELQDFQWVDSPATTQAEADALYEVATDIYKASIVLDLSVGYDLSEKLKISIGANNLLNKYPTPQFDGWTDQGGLADSVQMGSDGTYLFGRLSFKL; translated from the coding sequence ATGAAAAGTATTTTTACACTGCTGTTAAGCCTATGTTGCTTAACATTTTCTTTTGCTCAGCTCAGCGTTTCAGGTACGGTAACAGACAATTCAGGAGAACCTCTTATGGGGGTTAATATTGTCGTGAAAGGTACCAGTAGCGGGACTACTTCCGATTTTAATGGCGAATTTATTATTGATGTCGATGGTAATGCCATTTTAGTTTTCAGCTCCGTAGGTTTTGACTCAAAAGAAGTCCCTGTTAACAATCAAACAAAAATAAATGTCATTTTAGAGGAAGGCGTTAGTCTTGACGAAGTTCTTCTGGTGGGCTCTCGAAGCCCTAAACGGACAGCTACCGACACACCAGTTCCTGTAGATGTTTTAGATGTTTCCGGAATAGCCTCAACTACAGGAAAGGTGGAAGTCAATGATATTTTACAATACGCCGCCCCTTCTTTTAACGCCAGCAAGCAATCAGGATCCGATGGTGCCGATCATATCGTTCCGGCATCCTTACGCGGTTTAGGTCCCGACCAAACGCTAGTACTTATTAACGGTAAACGCAGACACCAATCTTCTTTGGTAAACATCTTCGGAACTCGGGGACGCGGTAATTCAGGAACCGATTTAAATGCCATTCCTGCCAATGCCATTAAAAGAATTGAAGTTTTAAGAGATGGTGCTTCAGCCCAGTACGGATCTGATGCTATTGCCGGTGTAATTAATATTGTTCTAAGAGATAATACCGATGGATTCTCTGGCGGAATTACCTATGGCGCTTACAGTACAGCTATAGGCGATGGCTGGGAAGAAGCCACAGGTGAAACCCTATATAATGTAGAAGGCAAAAATCGCTTAGACGGAAAAGATAAAAACTGGGATGGTGAAACTGTAAAAATTGACGCCAATTACGGCTTAGCCTTAACTGATGATGGCGGATATATTAACATTACAACCGAATTTCTTTCAAAAGAAAACACCTTAAGACCAGGATTTTCTTGGCGAAAAGGCTACGGTAGTGCGGGTGTTGATGGCTTCAATTTTATGATTAATTCATCAATTCCAGTGAATGATAACACCGAAATCTATGCCTTTGGTGGTCGAAATTTTAGAGACACCAACGCCAATGCGTTTTCAAGAGATTCTTTTGACGATGGCGATAACCGTTCTGTTCCCAGTTTGTACCCCGATGGATTCACTCCAAGAATTACGTCTAATATTACCGATGCCTCAGTATCCGTTGGTGTAAGACATGAAATGCAAAATGGTTGGAATGTTGATTTTAATAACACCTACGGAAAAAACAACTTTCATTATTTCATAAAAAACAGTAATAACGCCTCGATGAAAAATGCCTCTCCTGTCGATTTTGATGCGGGTGGCCATTACTTATCACAAAACACAACAGGACTTGACTTTAGTAATTATTATGACGATATCTTTTCTGGTGTGAGTTTGGCTTTTGGTTTTGAATACCGAACCGAAAACTTCGGTATATTTTCAGGAGAAATTCCTTCATATGGCTTATATGATGAAAATGGTGTAGTCATAACAAATCCAGCACTTCAAACGGTAGCAACAGATGCCAATGGAGACGATTTACCTGGCGGATCTCAGGGTTTTCCGGGTTACAGCCCAGCTAACGAAGTAGATCGCAGCAGAACCAATTATGGGATTTATTTAGATTCCGAAGTCAACATCAGTGAAGCCTTTATGCTGGCTGGGGCAGTTAGATTCGAAACTTATAGCGATTTTGGAAATACTTTTAATGGTAAATTAGCTACCCGATTTAAAATAAGTGAAGATTTTTCGCTTCGTGGATCCATATCTACAGGATTCAGAGCGCCTTCGCTAGCACAATTATATTACAACCTTATTTTCACCAATATTGTAGCCGGAGAATCTGTACCTTCCCTTCTATCAGCAAACAACAGTACCGTTACCAAAGCCTTTGGTATTGGTCAGCTAAACGAAGAAAAAGCATTTAATGCCAGCTTAGGATTCACCTTTAAAGCAGGTAATTTCACTGCTACAGTTGATGCTTATTCCATTACCGTTGATGATCGTATTATCTTAACAGACAACTTTACTGACCAAACCATTTTAGGGCCATTAAAGGTAGATGCTGCGCAGTTTTTCGCCAACGGTGTTGATACCAGAACCAGTGGAGTTGATATTGTACTAAGTTACGATACTCCAATTGGTAGTGATGGTAATATTAAAGTGGGACTTATTGGTAATATAAATGACTTAAAAATTAAAGACATCCATAATGGTGATTTAAATGAGTTTACATTCTTCGGACCATTCTCTCAAGCCTATTTGAAAGCCGCTGCACCTGATTATAAATTTGGGTTGAATTTAGGCTATGCAACTTCTAAATTTAATGCGAACCTTACCCTTACTCAATTTAGTAAAGTTGAATTACAAGACTTTCAATGGGTAGACTCTCCTGCAACAACTCAGGCAGAAGCCGATGCTTTATATGAAGTTGCTACCGATATTTACAAAGCTTCCATAGTCTTAGATTTAAGTGTTGGTTACGATCTTTCTGAAAAGCTTAAAATAAGTATTGGAGCCAACAATTTATTAAACAAATATCCAACACCTCAATTTGATGGCTGGACAGATCAGGGTGGTTTAGCCGATTCTGTTCAAATGGGTTCAGACGGAACTTATCTTTTTGGAAGATTGAGCTTTAAATTGTAA
- a CDS encoding 4Fe-4S dicluster domain-containing protein, with translation MAIIITDECINCGACEPECPNTAIYEGADDWRYKDGTSLTGTVVLTNGTEVDADDAQEPISDEIYYIVPDKCTECKGFHDEPQCAAVCPVDCCVPDDDHVETEEELLAKQRFMHPED, from the coding sequence ATGGCTATTATAATAACTGATGAATGTATTAACTGTGGAGCTTGTGAGCCGGAATGTCCAAATACTGCAATTTATGAAGGTGCAGACGATTGGCGTTACAAAGACGGAACAAGTTTAACAGGAACAGTAGTATTAACTAACGGTACAGAGGTTGATGCGGATGACGCACAAGAACCAATAAGTGATGAAATTTACTATATTGTACCAGATAAATGTACAGAGTGTAAAGGGTTTCATGATGAGCCACAATGTGCTGCCGTATGCCCGGTAGATTGTTGTGTGCCTGATGATGATCATGTTGAAACTGAAGAGGAGCTTTTAGCTAAGCAACGCTTTATGCACCCGGAAGATTAA
- a CDS encoding acyl-CoA reductase has protein sequence MNLQQRINAFVKLGDFIRQFSNDTIEKQDTVELNDMFFDGFKHQLKLAEEHNGWFTPENIRFSLKGWSDSLTPEKLNTWLKPYKIEDGSQKQVAIIMAGNIPLVGFHDFISVLITGHKVLVKQSSNDKHLLPYLSKYLEFVEPDFKGLISFTEEKVENFDAVIATGSNNTARYFEYYFKDKPSIIRNNRNSVAVLTGNETEEELKSLSEDIFRYYGLGCRNVSKLFIPKGYDFDAFFNAMYNWHPIIEKAKYANNYDYNKAVYLMSEFDMLENGFLMIKEDQSYASPIATVFYEYYESLEQLKEKLEADEKQIQCIVAKGFSENEIAFGATQKPELWDYADSVDSVEFLLSI, from the coding sequence ATGAATTTACAGCAAAGAATTAATGCTTTTGTAAAATTAGGAGATTTTATACGTCAATTTTCTAACGATACAATCGAAAAACAAGATACTGTTGAATTGAACGACATGTTTTTCGACGGATTTAAACATCAATTAAAATTAGCCGAAGAACACAATGGTTGGTTTACGCCTGAAAACATCAGGTTTTCCTTAAAAGGCTGGAGCGATTCACTAACTCCTGAAAAACTAAATACCTGGCTTAAACCTTATAAAATAGAAGATGGTTCTCAAAAGCAAGTAGCCATTATTATGGCGGGAAATATTCCGTTAGTAGGATTTCACGACTTTATTTCGGTTTTAATTACTGGTCATAAAGTATTAGTAAAGCAATCCAGCAACGACAAACACCTGCTTCCTTATTTGTCAAAATATTTAGAATTCGTTGAACCTGATTTCAAAGGTTTAATCTCTTTCACAGAAGAAAAGGTTGAAAATTTCGATGCGGTTATTGCTACCGGAAGCAATAATACAGCGCGATACTTTGAATACTATTTTAAAGACAAACCGTCTATTATTCGCAACAATCGTAATTCTGTTGCCGTACTAACTGGAAATGAAACTGAGGAGGAACTTAAGAGCTTAAGTGAAGACATTTTTAGATATTATGGATTAGGCTGCAGAAATGTATCAAAACTATTCATCCCAAAAGGTTATGATTTTGATGCCTTTTTTAATGCCATGTACAACTGGCATCCCATTATAGAAAAGGCAAAATACGCTAATAATTATGACTATAATAAAGCCGTGTATTTGATGAGTGAGTTTGATATGCTTGAAAATGGTTTTTTAATGATTAAAGAAGACCAAAGTTATGCTTCGCCAATTGCTACGGTCTTTTATGAATATTACGAGAGTCTGGAACAATTGAAGGAAAAATTAGAAGCCGACGAAAAGCAAATTCAATGTATTGTTGCTAAAGGATTCAGTGAAAACGAAATTGCTTTTGGAGCGACTCAAAAACCGGAACTTTGGGATTATGCGGATAGTGTCGATTCTGTTGAATTTTTATTATCAATTTAA
- the serC gene encoding 3-phosphoserine/phosphohydroxythreonine transaminase produces MKKHNFSAGPSILPQEVLQKAAKAVIDYNNEGLSLIEMSHRSKAFIDIMEHSRALVLELLGLEGKGYQVLFLQGGASLQFLMTAMNLLEKKAGYVNTGAWSEKAIKEAQKIGDIIEVVSSKDANFNYIPKGYNVPSDLDYLHLTSNNTIFGTQIKSFPTTNVPLVCDMSSDIFSRVLDFTQFDLIYAGAQKNMGPAGTTLVVVKEDLLGKVSRNIPAILDYQKHIGADSMLNTPPVFAVYTSMLTLEWLKNEGGIAAIEEANEKKATLMYSEIDLNPLFKGFAAVEDRSPMNATFNLVNEDLKETFDAMLKEAGISGVNGHRSVGGYRASMYNALPIESVQALVEVMSELENKA; encoded by the coding sequence ATGAAAAAACATAATTTTAGTGCTGGACCAAGCATTTTACCACAAGAAGTGTTGCAAAAGGCTGCCAAAGCCGTAATTGATTATAATAACGAAGGTTTATCTTTAATTGAAATGTCTCATAGAAGTAAAGCTTTTATTGACATTATGGAACACTCAAGAGCCTTAGTTTTAGAATTATTAGGCTTAGAAGGTAAAGGGTATCAAGTACTATTTTTACAAGGTGGTGCAAGTTTACAGTTTTTAATGACTGCAATGAATCTTTTAGAGAAAAAAGCGGGTTATGTAAATACTGGTGCTTGGAGTGAAAAGGCTATTAAAGAAGCTCAAAAAATTGGTGACATTATCGAAGTTGTATCTTCTAAAGATGCTAACTTTAACTATATTCCAAAAGGATACAACGTTCCTTCAGATTTAGATTATTTACACTTAACGTCTAACAATACCATTTTTGGTACACAAATTAAATCGTTCCCTACTACAAATGTGCCTTTAGTATGCGATATGAGTAGTGATATTTTCTCTCGTGTATTAGACTTTACTCAATTCGATTTAATCTATGCCGGAGCTCAAAAAAATATGGGGCCTGCAGGAACAACTTTAGTCGTTGTTAAAGAAGATCTTTTAGGAAAAGTATCTCGTAATATTCCAGCTATTTTAGATTATCAAAAACACATTGGAGCTGATAGTATGCTTAACACCCCTCCTGTTTTTGCCGTTTATACATCTATGTTAACTTTAGAGTGGCTTAAAAATGAAGGTGGTATTGCTGCTATTGAAGAAGCTAACGAGAAGAAAGCTACATTAATGTATTCTGAAATAGATCTTAATCCTTTATTTAAAGGTTTCGCTGCTGTAGAAGATCGTTCGCCTATGAACGCTACTTTTAACCTGGTAAACGAAGATTTAAAAGAAACTTTCGATGCTATGCTTAAAGAAGCTGGTATTAGCGGCGTTAATGGTCACCGTAGTGTTGGAGGTTACAGAGCTTCTATGTACAACGCTTTACCTATCGAGAGTGTTCAGGCTCTTGTTGAAGTAATGAGTGAATTAGAAAACAAAGCTTAA
- a CDS encoding D-2-hydroxyacid dehydrogenase, which produces MKVLANDGISNSGIEALEKGGFEVITTTVAQEQLINYINEKEISVLLVRSATTVRKDLIDACPSIKIIGRGGVGMDNIDVEYAKGKGISVINTPASSSHSVAELVFAHFYGLARFLHNSNREMPLEGDTKFKALKKAYGKGVELKGKTLGVLGFGRIGQATAKVALGAGMKVIAFDPFLEKANLELEFFDGQKVNFEINTISKEDVLKQADFITLHVPSQKEYVIGAPEFELMKDGVFIANAARGGVVDEIALVNAIESGKVAGAALDVFEKEPTPEIQLLMNASLSLTPHTGAATSEAQDRIGTELAEQIISILG; this is translated from the coding sequence ATGAAAGTATTAGCAAACGACGGTATTTCAAACAGTGGTATTGAAGCTCTTGAAAAAGGAGGTTTTGAAGTAATTACTACTACCGTAGCTCAAGAACAGTTAATAAACTATATTAACGAAAAAGAAATTAGTGTTTTATTAGTACGTAGTGCTACAACAGTACGTAAAGACCTTATTGATGCTTGTCCAAGTATTAAAATTATTGGTCGTGGCGGTGTTGGTATGGATAATATTGATGTAGAATACGCTAAAGGAAAAGGTATTTCTGTAATCAATACACCTGCGTCTTCATCTCACTCTGTAGCAGAATTAGTATTTGCACATTTCTATGGTTTAGCACGTTTCTTACACAACTCTAACAGAGAAATGCCTCTTGAAGGAGACACTAAGTTTAAAGCGCTAAAAAAAGCCTATGGTAAAGGTGTTGAGTTAAAAGGTAAAACATTAGGTGTTTTAGGTTTCGGTCGTATTGGTCAGGCAACTGCAAAAGTAGCTTTAGGAGCTGGAATGAAAGTAATCGCTTTCGATCCGTTCCTGGAAAAAGCGAACTTAGAATTAGAGTTTTTCGACGGACAAAAAGTAAACTTCGAAATCAATACAATTTCTAAGGAAGACGTTTTAAAACAAGCCGATTTCATTACTTTACACGTACCTTCTCAAAAAGAATACGTTATTGGTGCTCCAGAATTCGAATTAATGAAAGATGGTGTATTTATTGCTAATGCTGCTCGTGGTGGTGTGGTTGATGAAATTGCTTTAGTAAACGCTATAGAATCTGGTAAAGTTGCTGGTGCTGCTTTAGACGTTTTTGAAAAAGAACCAACTCCGGAAATTCAGTTATTAATGAATGCTTCTTTATCGTTAACTCCTCATACAGGTGCAGCGACTAGCGAAGCGCAAGATAGAATTGGAACTGAGTTAGCTGAGCAAATCATCAGTATTCTTGGTTAA
- a CDS encoding DUF937 domain-containing protein yields the protein MSGILDLLNSDIGKTIINGVSNQTNQSESKTQDVLTMALPVLMQAMKRNASTPQGAEGLLGALNSGKHDGSILDNLGDLFKGGVDDNIIQDGGKILSHVLGNKQQTVENALGAKAGIDASSVAQILKVAAPILMGMLGNQAKKQNVNNSSGLDSLLGGLIGGNSAESEQSFLTTILDADGDGSVIDDVAGMILGGDKKKGGLGGMLGGLFGK from the coding sequence ATGTCAGGTATTTTAGACTTACTAAACAGCGATATAGGTAAAACGATTATTAACGGTGTCTCAAACCAAACCAATCAGTCAGAAAGTAAAACACAAGACGTTTTAACTATGGCTCTACCGGTTTTAATGCAAGCTATGAAACGTAATGCTTCTACTCCACAAGGTGCAGAAGGTTTATTAGGTGCTTTAAACAGTGGAAAACACGACGGTAGTATTTTAGATAATCTGGGCGATTTGTTTAAAGGTGGCGTAGACGACAATATCATTCAGGATGGAGGAAAAATTTTAAGCCACGTGTTAGGCAACAAGCAACAAACTGTGGAAAATGCATTAGGTGCTAAAGCCGGAATTGATGCAAGTTCGGTTGCACAAATATTAAAAGTAGCTGCTCCTATTTTAATGGGCATGTTGGGTAATCAAGCGAAAAAACAAAACGTTAATAATTCAAGTGGTTTAGACAGCCTATTAGGCGGATTAATTGGAGGAAATTCTGCTGAAAGTGAGCAAAGTTTTCTAACGACTATTTTAGATGCCGATGGTGACGGAAGTGTGATTGACGATGTTGCTGGTATGATTTTAGGTGGTGACAAAAAGAAAGGTGGTCTTGGCGGCATGCTTGGCGGGCTTTTCGGAAAATAA
- a CDS encoding DUF6146 family protein, with protein sequence MRILVYILLTFGFIIGCNTSKPAATANTNEQLDATKLSDTVTIANDDLEYEIIIIEPGFNFWLASRAKPEGFYSQEYLENRNRIYVTEWNSRVIQPQRYNPNLYEMQIDYQPQIDYGYDVNYKLYNYFIYFQLTYKQQLAGFVPRI encoded by the coding sequence ATGAGAATACTAGTATACATACTGCTTACTTTTGGATTCATTATTGGATGTAATACTTCAAAACCTGCTGCGACTGCAAATACCAATGAACAATTGGATGCGACGAAACTCAGCGATACCGTTACCATAGCCAATGACGATTTAGAATATGAAATTATCATAATTGAACCAGGTTTTAATTTCTGGTTAGCCAGCAGAGCAAAACCGGAAGGCTTCTATTCTCAAGAATATTTAGAAAACAGAAATCGTATTTACGTTACCGAATGGAATAGCAGAGTCATACAACCTCAACGCTATAATCCCAATTTATACGAAATGCAAATCGACTACCAACCTCAAATCGATTACGGTTATGATGTAAATTACAAACTCTATAATTATTTCATCTATTTTCAATTAACCTACAAGCAACAATTAGCAGGTTTTGTTCCCAGAATTTAA
- a CDS encoding DUF6787 family protein, producing the protein MVQKFKERWQIQHNWQLLFPVLGVLILAYSAFKLSYIFIKESHIIFNILLSVVIYFLLVKFVLFTFKKLENKWKINYRWEFIRIYIVFAVTGSSSLYVSKPLMKLIGITKENLGSVLYWILYIIIGLIFYQILLVSIGWIFGQFDFFWTFVKKLLKRIGFKRFLS; encoded by the coding sequence ATGGTGCAAAAATTTAAAGAACGTTGGCAAATACAACATAACTGGCAGCTCCTCTTCCCTGTTTTAGGAGTTCTTATTCTGGCGTATTCGGCGTTTAAATTATCTTATATTTTCATTAAAGAATCTCATATTATCTTCAATATTTTATTGAGCGTGGTTATTTATTTTCTACTTGTAAAGTTTGTGCTCTTTACATTTAAAAAACTGGAAAATAAATGGAAAATAAATTACCGTTGGGAATTTATTCGAATTTATATTGTTTTTGCTGTTACCGGGTCGTCTTCCTTATATGTCAGCAAACCCTTAATGAAACTTATTGGAATCACTAAAGAAAATCTGGGTTCAGTTCTTTATTGGATACTTTATATCATCATCGGATTAATTTTTTATCAGATTTTATTAGTTTCTATCGGTTGGATTTTTGGTCAATTCGACTTTTTTTGGACCTTTGTAAAAAAATTATTGAAACGTATCGGGTTTAAGCGTTTTTTAAGCTAG